A part of Caretta caretta isolate rCarCar2 chromosome 1, rCarCar1.hap1, whole genome shotgun sequence genomic DNA contains:
- the LIPT1 gene encoding lipoyl amidotransferase LIPT1, mitochondrial, translating to MVILSSLKNYFQLFYVLKISAAGFKCTANRGLILQSVSSDVYQNLAVEDWIHDNMNLENRQVLFLWRNSPTVVIGRHQNPWQECNLKIMRKKNIKLARRRSGGGTVYHDLGNINFTFFTSKKKYERMENLKLVVRALKGLQPQLDVYATDRFDLLLDGNFKISGTAAKLGKTVAYHHCTLLCNADRFLLSAVLKSPYKGIKSNATPSMPALVKNLFEEDPTLTCEMVMDAVAAEYARCHQIDHHITLINPADETVFPGINNKTKELQTWEWIYGKTPKFSISSCFNIVYEHILLEVKVDIHVKHGRIEVCNIDLPEQWLPPAMCNELEKNLIGSKFCPSETTVLASALLRIWPQNYELHRKWSLLCENVMTLM from the coding sequence ATGGTAATCCTATCATCCCTGAAGAActattttcagttattttatgTCCTCAAGATTTCAGCAGCTGGCTTCAAGTGTACAGCAAACAGAGGACTCATTCTACAGTCTGTTTCTAGTGATGTTTACCAGAATTTGGCTGTGGAAGATTGGATTCATGACAACATGAATTTAGAGAACAGACAGGTTCTTTTCCTTTGGAGAAATTCTCCCACTGTGGTGATTGGGAGACACCAGAATCCCTGGCAGGAATGTAACCTCAAGATAATGAGGAAGAAGAACATAAAACTAGCTCGAaggagaagtgggggagggacGGTTTACCATGATCTGGGCAATATCAATTTTACTTTCTTCACATCCAAGAAAAAATATGAGCGAATGGAAAACTTAAAATTGGTTGTTAGGGCTCTAAAAGGATTGCAACCCCAGTTAGATGTGTATGCCACTGACAGATTTGATCTTTTGCTAGATGGGAATTTTAAAATCTCAGGTACTGCTGCAAAGCTAGGAAAGACGGTTGCTTATCATCACTGCACTTTGCTATGCAATGCAGATAGGTTTCTTTTATCTGCTGTACTGAAGAGTCCTTACAAGGGGATAAAAAGCAATGCCACTCCTAGCATGCCTGCTTTAGTGAAAAATCTCTTTGAAGAGGATCCTACGTTAACATGTGAGATGGTCATGGATGCTGTTGCTGCAGAATATGCAAGATGCCATCAAATTGACCATCATATTACCCTAATAAACCCAGCCGATGAGACAGTGTTTCCTGGAATTAATAATAAAACCAAAGAACTACAAACCTGGGAATGGATATATGGCAAGACACCAAAATTTAGTATTAGCAGTTGCTTTAACATAGTGTATGAACATATTCTCCTTGAAGTTAAAGTGGATATTCATGTAAAGCATGGGAGAATTGAAGTTTGTAACATAGATTTGCCAGAGCAGTGGCTGCCACCAGCAATGTGCAATGAACTAGAGAAAAACCTAATTGGCAGTAAGTTTTGCCCCAGTGAAACCACAGTATTAGCAAGTGCTCTGCTGAGAATATGGCCACAAAACTATGAGTTGCACAGGAAGTGGAGTCTCTTATGTGAGAATGTGATGACACTAATGTGA
- the MRPL30 gene encoding large ribosomal subunit protein uL30m isoform X1, which translates to MAAAALGCVAKRPPAAWRTLAKSSMESLTWTGWIRHKFTKSRIPASVFQPRPSDHEKYGGDPQQPHKLHLVTRIKSGIGRPYWEKKIIHDLGLDKANQPRVHKNIPSVNGKLKVIKHLIRIQPLKLPHGIPTEEEMPDTLLKSTGELVIRRHLKCVEQKAIKS; encoded by the exons ATGGCGGCAGCAGCGCTGGGCTGCGTTGCTAAGAGACCCCCGGCCGCCTGGAGA ACTCTGGCAAAAAGCAGCATGGAATCACTGACTTGGACAGGATGGATTCGCCATAAATTTACTAAGTCAAGAATTCCAGCTTCA GTATTTCAGCCACGGCCTTCAGATCATGAAAAATACGGAGGTGATCCTCAGCAGCCTCACAAACTGCATCTTGTCACTAGAATCAAAAGTGGAATAGGTCGTCCATATTGGGAAAAGAAGATAATACATGATCTTGGACTGGATAAA GCAAATCAGCCCAGAGTGCACAAAAATATCCCATCTGTGAATGGAAAACTGAAAGTCATAAAGCATCTAATAAG AATTCAGCCCCTGAAACTGCCTCATGGAATTCCCACAGAAGAGGAAATGCCAGATACCTTACTTAAGAGCACAGGAGAATTAGTAATTCGGCGGCATCTGAAATGCGTGGAACAAAAAGCAATTAAATCGTAG
- the MITD1 gene encoding MIT domain-containing protein 1 isoform X2, which yields MSQAGPGAVAALEPPAVATLKRAVELDSASRFQESLVCYQEGIDLLLQVLKATKDETKKAHYRQKIPEYMKRAEAIKKHIEKEREDGKYHQQIKIEENSTGFSYEKVFQDYLNETVTEVWVEDPYIRHVHQGSGKSQQTSSLEEIKQSLKNYGVTLNVSFSSSIHDREIRFNNGWMIKIGRGLDYFKKPQGRFCLGYCDFDLRPCHETTVDVFHTKHTKKT from the exons ATGTCCCAGGCCGGTCCGGGCGCGGTGGCCGCGCTGGAGCCCCCGGCGGTGGCGACGCTGAAGCGGGCGGTGGAGCTGGACTCGGCGTCCCGCTTCCAGGAGTCGCTGGTGTGTTACCAGGAGGGGATTGacctgctgctgcaggtgctgaaAG CTACAAAAGATGAAACAAAAAAAGCTCATTACAGACAAAAAATACCTGAATACATGAAGAGAGCTGAAGCTATTAAAAAACATattgaaaaagaaagagaag ATGGTAAATACCACCAGCAAATTAAAATTGAAGAAAATTCAACTGGTTTCAGCTATGAGAAGGTTTTCCAAGACTACCTTAATGAGACCGTTACAGAAGTTTGGGTAGAGGACCCATACATCAGACATGTTCACCAG GGTAGTGGAAAGAGTCAACAGACAAGTAGCCTAGAAGAAATAAAGCAATCACTAAAGAACTATGGAGTAACACTGAATGTCTCATTTTCATCTTCAATTCATGATCGAGAAATAAG ATTCAACAATGGATGGATGATTAAGATTGGAAGAGGGCTTGATTATTTTAAGAAACCACAG GGTCGTTTTTGCCTTGGATACTGTGACTTTGATTTGAGACCATGTCATGAAACAACAGTGGATGTCTTTCATACTAAACATACAAAGAAAACATGA
- the MITD1 gene encoding MIT domain-containing protein 1 isoform X3: MSQAGPGAVAALEPPAVATLKRAVELDSASRFQESLVCYQEGIDLLLQVLKATKDETKKAHYRQKIPEYMKRAEAIKKHIEKEREDGKYHQQIKIEENSTGFSYEKVFQDYLNETVTEVWVEDPYIRHVHQFYNFLRFCEMLVKGPCRVKTIHLLTSYDEGSGKSQQTSSLEEIKQSLKNYGVTLNVSFSSSIHDREIRVVFALDTVTLI, translated from the exons ATGTCCCAGGCCGGTCCGGGCGCGGTGGCCGCGCTGGAGCCCCCGGCGGTGGCGACGCTGAAGCGGGCGGTGGAGCTGGACTCGGCGTCCCGCTTCCAGGAGTCGCTGGTGTGTTACCAGGAGGGGATTGacctgctgctgcaggtgctgaaAG CTACAAAAGATGAAACAAAAAAAGCTCATTACAGACAAAAAATACCTGAATACATGAAGAGAGCTGAAGCTATTAAAAAACATattgaaaaagaaagagaag ATGGTAAATACCACCAGCAAATTAAAATTGAAGAAAATTCAACTGGTTTCAGCTATGAGAAGGTTTTCCAAGACTACCTTAATGAGACCGTTACAGAAGTTTGGGTAGAGGACCCATACATCAGACATGTTCACCAG TTCTACAACTTCTTAAGATTCTGTGAGATGCTTGTTAAGGGGCCCTGCAGAGTGAAAACTATCCACCTCCTAACTTCCTATGATGAA GGTAGTGGAAAGAGTCAACAGACAAGTAGCCTAGAAGAAATAAAGCAATCACTAAAGAACTATGGAGTAACACTGAATGTCTCATTTTCATCTTCAATTCATGATCGAGAAATAAG GGTCGTTTTTGCCTTGGATACTGTGACTTTGATTTGA
- the MRPL30 gene encoding large ribosomal subunit protein uL30m isoform X2, whose product MESLTWTGWIRHKFTKSRIPASVFQPRPSDHEKYGGDPQQPHKLHLVTRIKSGIGRPYWEKKIIHDLGLDKANQPRVHKNIPSVNGKLKVIKHLIRIQPLKLPHGIPTEEEMPDTLLKSTGELVIRRHLKCVEQKAIKS is encoded by the exons ATGGAATCACTGACTTGGACAGGATGGATTCGCCATAAATTTACTAAGTCAAGAATTCCAGCTTCA GTATTTCAGCCACGGCCTTCAGATCATGAAAAATACGGAGGTGATCCTCAGCAGCCTCACAAACTGCATCTTGTCACTAGAATCAAAAGTGGAATAGGTCGTCCATATTGGGAAAAGAAGATAATACATGATCTTGGACTGGATAAA GCAAATCAGCCCAGAGTGCACAAAAATATCCCATCTGTGAATGGAAAACTGAAAGTCATAAAGCATCTAATAAG AATTCAGCCCCTGAAACTGCCTCATGGAATTCCCACAGAAGAGGAAATGCCAGATACCTTACTTAAGAGCACAGGAGAATTAGTAATTCGGCGGCATCTGAAATGCGTGGAACAAAAAGCAATTAAATCGTAG
- the MITD1 gene encoding MIT domain-containing protein 1 isoform X1 codes for MSQAGPGAVAALEPPAVATLKRAVELDSASRFQESLVCYQEGIDLLLQVLKATKDETKKAHYRQKIPEYMKRAEAIKKHIEKEREDGKYHQQIKIEENSTGFSYEKVFQDYLNETVTEVWVEDPYIRHVHQFYNFLRFCEMLVKGPCRVKTIHLLTSYDEGSGKSQQTSSLEEIKQSLKNYGVTLNVSFSSSIHDREIRFNNGWMIKIGRGLDYFKKPQGRFCLGYCDFDLRPCHETTVDVFHTKHTKKT; via the exons ATGTCCCAGGCCGGTCCGGGCGCGGTGGCCGCGCTGGAGCCCCCGGCGGTGGCGACGCTGAAGCGGGCGGTGGAGCTGGACTCGGCGTCCCGCTTCCAGGAGTCGCTGGTGTGTTACCAGGAGGGGATTGacctgctgctgcaggtgctgaaAG CTACAAAAGATGAAACAAAAAAAGCTCATTACAGACAAAAAATACCTGAATACATGAAGAGAGCTGAAGCTATTAAAAAACATattgaaaaagaaagagaag ATGGTAAATACCACCAGCAAATTAAAATTGAAGAAAATTCAACTGGTTTCAGCTATGAGAAGGTTTTCCAAGACTACCTTAATGAGACCGTTACAGAAGTTTGGGTAGAGGACCCATACATCAGACATGTTCACCAG TTCTACAACTTCTTAAGATTCTGTGAGATGCTTGTTAAGGGGCCCTGCAGAGTGAAAACTATCCACCTCCTAACTTCCTATGATGAA GGTAGTGGAAAGAGTCAACAGACAAGTAGCCTAGAAGAAATAAAGCAATCACTAAAGAACTATGGAGTAACACTGAATGTCTCATTTTCATCTTCAATTCATGATCGAGAAATAAG ATTCAACAATGGATGGATGATTAAGATTGGAAGAGGGCTTGATTATTTTAAGAAACCACAG GGTCGTTTTTGCCTTGGATACTGTGACTTTGATTTGAGACCATGTCATGAAACAACAGTGGATGTCTTTCATACTAAACATACAAAGAAAACATGA